A DNA window from Streptococcus parapneumoniae contains the following coding sequences:
- a CDS encoding M57 family metalloprotease: MRWLFRLIGAFFSFVWRLFWRLVWLVVLLCILAFGLLWYLNGDFQGALKQAERSVKIGQQSIDQWEKTGQLPKLNQTDSHQHSEGRWPQASARIYLDPQMDSHFQEAYVEAIQNWNQTGAFNFELVTEAGKADIMATEMNDGGTPVAGEAESQTNLLTGQFLSVTVRLNHYYLSNPNYGYSYERLVHTAEHELGHAIGLDHTDEKSVMQPAGSFYGIQEEDVERLRKLYETNE; encoded by the coding sequence ATGCGCTGGCTTTTTCGTTTGATAGGAGCTTTCTTTTCTTTTGTTTGGCGTTTGTTTTGGCGCCTGGTTTGGTTAGTTGTGCTCTTATGTATTCTTGCTTTCGGACTTCTCTGGTATCTTAACGGAGATTTTCAAGGAGCGCTAAAGCAAGCAGAGCGGTCAGTCAAGATTGGTCAACAAAGTATTGACCAATGGGAAAAAACAGGGCAACTGCCTAAGTTGAATCAGACAGATAGCCACCAGCATTCTGAAGGAAGATGGCCACAGGCTTCTGCTCGTATTTACTTGGATCCCCAGATGGATTCACACTTTCAAGAAGCTTATGTAGAAGCGATTCAGAATTGGAATCAAACAGGTGCTTTTAATTTTGAGCTCGTGACTGAGGCCGGCAAGGCAGATATTATGGCTACGGAGATGAATGACGGAGGTACTCCTGTGGCAGGAGAGGCGGAAAGTCAGACCAATCTCTTAACAGGACAATTCTTGTCTGTCACGGTGCGGTTGAATCACTATTATCTGTCCAATCCTAACTATGGCTATTCCTATGAGCGCCTTGTCCATACGGCAGAACATGAGTTGGGTCATGCGATTGGCTTGGACCATACAGATGAGAAGTCTGTCATGCAACCAGCAGGTTCCTTTTATGGTATCCAGGAAGAGGATGTTGAAAGACTTCGAAAATTATATGAGACCAATGAGTAG
- the murN gene encoding peptidoglycan bridge formation alanyltransferase MurN, producing the protein MALTTLTKEEFQAYSDQVSSRSFMQSVQMGDLLEKRGARIVYLALKQEGEIQVAALVYSLPMLGGLHMEINSGPIYTQQDALPAFYAELKEYAKQNGVLELLVKPYETYQTFDSQGNPIDAEKKSIIQGLTDLGYQFDGLTTGYPGGEPDWLYYKDLTELTEKNLLKSFSKKGKPLVKKAETFGIRLKKLKREELSIFKNITKETSERREYSDKSLEYYEHFYDAFGEQAEFLIASLNFSDYMSKLQGEQSKLEEILDKLRLDLSKNPHSEKKQNQLREYSSQFETFEVRKAEARDLIEKYGEEDIVLAGSLFVYMPQETTYLFSGSYTEFNKFYAPALLQKYIMLESIKRGIPKYNFLGIQGIFDGSDGVLRFKQNFNGYIVRKAGTFRYHPSPLKYKAIQLFKKIVGR; encoded by the coding sequence ATGGCACTAACTACACTCACGAAAGAAGAGTTTCAGGCTTATTCTGATCAGGTTTCTTCTCGTTCCTTTATGCAATCTGTCCAGATGGGGGATTTGCTAGAAAAAAGAGGGGCTCGAATTGTTTATCTTGCTTTGAAACAAGAAGGAGAGATTCAAGTTGCAGCTCTGGTTTATAGCTTGCCCATGCTGGGTGGTCTGCATATGGAGATCAATTCGGGTCCGATTTATACCCAACAAGATGCTCTTCCGGCTTTTTATGCGGAGTTAAAAGAATATGCCAAGCAAAATGGTGTATTAGAGTTGCTTGTAAAACCTTATGAAACTTACCAAACTTTTGATAGCCAAGGTAATCCAATAGATGCTGAGAAAAAAAGTATTATTCAAGGTTTGACTGATTTAGGGTATCAATTTGATGGGTTGACGACAGGGTATCCAGGTGGAGAACCGGATTGGTTATATTATAAAGATTTGACTGAATTAACTGAAAAGAATTTGCTTAAAAGTTTTAGCAAAAAGGGTAAACCCTTGGTGAAAAAGGCTGAAACCTTTGGCATTCGGTTGAAAAAGTTAAAACGTGAAGAACTATCGATTTTTAAGAATATCACAAAAGAAACCTCTGAACGTAGAGAATATAGTGATAAAAGTTTAGAATATTATGAGCATTTTTATGATGCTTTTGGAGAACAAGCGGAGTTTCTCATAGCAAGCTTGAATTTTTCGGACTATATGAGCAAATTGCAAGGTGAGCAAAGTAAACTAGAAGAAATCTTGGACAAGTTACGACTTGATTTGAGTAAAAATCCTCATTCTGAAAAAAAACAAAATCAACTGAGAGAATATTCTAGTCAATTTGAAACGTTTGAAGTTCGAAAAGCAGAAGCGCGAGACTTGATTGAAAAATATGGAGAAGAAGATATTGTTTTAGCCGGGAGTTTATTTGTTTATATGCCTCAGGAAACGACTTATCTCTTTAGTGGTTCCTACACTGAGTTTAATAAATTCTATGCCCCTGCACTGCTTCAAAAATATATTATGTTGGAAAGTATAAAACGTGGAATACCTAAATACAACTTCCTAGGGATTCAAGGGATTTTTGATGGAAGTGATGGTGTTTTGCGTTTTAAACAAAATTTTAATGGCTATATTGTACGCAAAGCAGGAACTTTCCGTTACCATCCATCACCTTTAAAATACAAAGCTATTCAGTTATTCAAAAAAATAGTAGGACGTTAA
- the uvrC gene encoding excinuclease ABC subunit UvrC: protein MNNLIKSKLELLPTSPGCYIHKDKNGTIIYVGKAKNLRNRVRSYFRGSHDTKTEALVSEIVDFEFIVTESNIEALLLEINLIKENKPKYNIMLKDDKSYPFIKITNERYPRLIITRQVKKDGGLYFGPYPDVGAANEIKRLLDRIFPFRKCTNPPSKVCFYYHIGQCMAHTICKKDEDYFKSMAQEVSDFLKGQDDQIIDDLKGKMATAAQTMEFERAAEYRDLIQSIGTLRTKQRVMAKDLQNRDVFGYYVDKGWMCVQVFFVRQGKLIERDVNLFPYYNDPDEDFLTYVGQFYQEKSHLVPNEVLIPQDIDEEAVKALVDTKIIKPQRGEKKQLVNLAIKNARVSLEQKFNLLEKSVEKTQGAIENLGRLLQIPTPVRIESFDNSNIMGTSPVSAMVVFVNGKPSKKDYRKYKIKTVVGPDDYASMREVIRRRYGRVQRDGLTPPDLIVIDGGQGQVNIAKQVIQEELGLDIPIAGLQKNDKHQTHELLFGDPLEVVELSRNSQEFFLLQRIQDEVHRFAITFHRQLRSKNSFSSQLDGIDGLGPKRKQNLMKHFKSLTKIKEASVDEIVEVGVPRAVAEAVQRKLNPQESEALPQVAEERVDYQTEGNYNEP from the coding sequence ATGAATAACTTGATTAAATCAAAACTAGAGCTCTTGCCAACCAGCCCTGGTTGCTACATTCACAAGGATAAAAACGGCACCATTATCTATGTAGGAAAGGCTAAAAATCTGCGTAACCGCGTAAGATCTTATTTCCGTGGAAGTCATGATACCAAAACAGAGGCCTTGGTGTCTGAAATTGTAGATTTTGAATTTATCGTTACGGAGTCCAATATTGAGGCACTTCTCCTAGAAATCAACTTGATCAAGGAAAATAAGCCTAAGTACAATATCATGCTCAAGGATGACAAGTCCTATCCTTTCATCAAAATTACTAATGAGCGCTATCCTCGTTTAATTATCACCCGACAGGTCAAAAAGGACGGAGGTCTCTACTTTGGACCTTATCCCGATGTGGGGGCAGCCAATGAAATCAAGCGGCTACTGGATCGGATTTTCCCTTTTCGTAAGTGTACCAATCCACCGTCTAAGGTCTGTTTTTACTATCATATCGGCCAATGTATGGCCCATACCATCTGTAAGAAGGATGAGGACTATTTCAAGTCTATGGCTCAGGAGGTTTCTGATTTTCTGAAAGGGCAGGATGATCAAATTATCGATGACCTCAAGGGCAAGATGGCAACGGCAGCCCAGACTATGGAATTTGAACGTGCGGCGGAATACCGTGACCTGATTCAGTCCATTGGAACGCTTCGGACCAAGCAACGGGTCATGGCTAAGGATCTCCAAAATCGGGATGTCTTTGGCTACTATGTGGACAAGGGATGGATGTGTGTTCAGGTTTTCTTTGTTCGTCAGGGAAAACTCATTGAGCGAGATGTCAATCTTTTCCCTTATTACAATGATCCAGATGAGGATTTTCTAACCTATGTAGGACAATTCTATCAAGAAAAATCTCACCTGGTTCCCAATGAGGTACTGATTCCGCAGGATATCGATGAAGAAGCCGTCAAGGCCTTGGTGGATACCAAGATTATCAAACCCCAGCGTGGTGAGAAAAAACAACTGGTCAATCTAGCTATAAAGAATGCCCGAGTCAGCCTAGAACAGAAATTTAACCTGCTAGAGAAATCTGTTGAAAAGACCCAAGGGGCTATTGAAAATCTGGGACGTTTGCTTCAAATCCCGACACCAGTCCGCATCGAATCCTTTGATAACTCCAATATCATGGGAACCAGTCCTGTTTCAGCCATGGTGGTCTTTGTCAACGGTAAACCAAGTAAGAAGGATTATCGTAAGTACAAGATAAAAACGGTTGTCGGTCCAGACGATTATGCCAGCATGAGAGAGGTCATTCGCAGGCGTTATGGTCGAGTTCAACGTGACGGCTTGACTCCGCCAGATTTGATTGTCATTGATGGGGGGCAAGGTCAGGTCAATATCGCCAAGCAAGTAATCCAAGAGGAGTTGGGCTTGGATATCCCCATTGCAGGTCTGCAAAAGAATGATAAGCACCAAACCCATGAATTGCTCTTTGGAGATCCGCTTGAGGTGGTGGAGTTGTCTCGCAATTCTCAGGAATTTTTCCTCCTCCAACGCATTCAAGATGAGGTGCACCGCTTTGCCATTACTTTCCATCGCCAACTGCGCTCCAAAAATTCCTTTTCTTCACAACTGGATGGAATTGACGGTCTGGGACCTAAACGCAAGCAAAATCTCATGAAGCATTTCAAGTCTCTGACCAAAATTAAGGAAGCAAGTGTGGATGAGATTGTCGAAGTCGGTGTGCCTAGAGCAGTCGCAGAGGCTGTGCAGAGGAAGTTGAACCCGCAGGAGTCAGAAGCCTTGCCTCAAGTGGCAGAAGAAAGAGTAGATTACCAAACGGAAGGAAACTACAATGAACCATAA